A window of the Cannabis sativa cultivar Pink pepper isolate KNU-18-1 chromosome X, ASM2916894v1, whole genome shotgun sequence genome harbors these coding sequences:
- the LOC115721033 gene encoding disease resistance protein RGA2-like, giving the protein MAEGAILSVAQSIIRSLATAALKEMGQPWGLKQQLQELRDTMSAMEAVLRDAEDQHASSHQAIDWVSKLEDTLYKADDLVDAIGTEALGRRVRFGGKRSKKVRIFFSSSNQFAFRLKIGKRLKKIQEKLNKIKQIRSLYMTNMNPAQNNIKASYPLQDINDRETHSLVHPEDIIGRDSDKMRIIQLLVCTDYEDQDLMILPIVGLGGLGKTTLAKLVFNDPKIDKFFESKLWVCVSDVFDLKEIVKKMIEPKENLENFDLNSLKNRLRDKLQGKRYVLVLDDIWNENQEKWEELEELLRVLGAKGSRVLVTTRSKLVARITKTTEPFELSGLDEDQSWSLFRKMAFKKGKEPDESRISPMKKEVVEKCWGVPLVLKTIGRLFQSKMSLYPEEDVENICLSFMNDELNKVIQEGDDILKTLKISYDRLPSQLKHCFAFCRLFPKDYEIGVEEVINLWIAQGFIKSSSENQNDLEDVGYAHFMHLVWGSFFEPPFKSDDDDVVKFKIHDAMHDLAILMAGTTGVVIDGPKAKVFDDRTRHVSLTFSSIELWKIPMDSLKQNRKLRTFLSSNQKHDDFIQRPFYYKGISEVILSSFKLLRVLGLYSMGFSKLPNTIGGLKHLRYLNLSSNPFVSLPNSITTLHNLHTLNLEYCEKLWRLPQEIDKLLNLKHLLLKGCLSLVFMPSGLGRLTSLRRLGEFNQCSYRSKNIARLEELGNLNSLRGSLRINLKHGKHDSLECSAAHLNKKQHLQHIILSWEVEGDDDITGEMIESDELSLDALQPHQNLKILTIHQCTGIRLAHWLSLLTNLVYLSLDACIKCQQLPELDQLPSLQEFHLSELGSLEYISPKFSASSLFFPSLTSLSIFHCPKLKGWWRDSANLNQAQGHFVLPSFSCLSVLNIYDCRNLTSMPLFPNLEKFFMYKCSSKLLLEDTIMRRNIAGMVASSSSSSSSSSSSSSSSSSSSSSSSSSSSSSSSSSASFSLLSKLEHLAIEGINEDEDVEFLRERIANLFSLRFLQICECDNLASLQKLEYLCLVLTESCSHHA; this is encoded by the coding sequence ATGGCGGAAGGAGCTATCTTGAGTGTGGCTCAAAGCATTATTAGATCACTGGCTACTGCGGCGCTGAAAGAGATGGGTCAGCCATGGGGACTAAAACAGCAACTCCAGGAACTCAGGGACACCATGTCTGCCATGGAAGCCGTGCTTCGAGATGCAGAGGATCAGCATGCCAGCAGCCACCAAGCCATTGATTGGGTTTCCAAGCTCGAAGATACCCTTTATAAAGCTGATGATTTGGTCGATGCCATCGGCACCGAAGCTTTGGGAAGACGAGTGAGGTTTGGAGGCAAAAGAAGTAAGAAGGTACGCATTTTCTTCTCTTCATCTAATCAATTTGCTTTTCGATTGAAAATTGGTAAGAGGCTcaaaaaaattcaagagaaacTGAATAAGATTAAACAAATTCGATCTCTTTACATGACTAATATGAACCCAGCTCAGAATAATATTAAAGCATCATACCCATTACAAGATATTAACGATAGGGAGACTCACTCATTGGTTCACCCAGAGGATATCATAGGCAGGGACAGTGATAAAATGAGAATCATACAATTGTTAGTGTGTACTGATTATGAAGATCAGGATTTAATGATTCTGCCCATAGTGGGTCTTGGAGGGTTAGGAAAAACAACACTTGCTAAGTTAGTTTTTAATGATCCCAAAATTGACAAATTCTTTGAATCAAAATTGTGGGTGTGCGTGTCTGATGTGTTTGACTTGAAAGAGATTGTTAAAAAGATGATAGAACCAAAAGAAAATTTAGAAAACTTTGACTTGAATTCGTTGAAGAATCGCCTTAGAGATAAGCTACAGGGGAAAAGGTATGTTCTTGTGCTTGATGACATTTGGAACGAAAATCAAGAAAAGTGGGAAGAGTTAGAAGAGTTACTGAGGGTTTTGGGTGCAAAGGGTAGCAGGGTATTAGTAACTACACGTAGTAAATTGGTTGCCAGAATAACAAAGACTACTGAGCCATTCGAGTTAAGTGGTTTGGATGAAGATCAATCTTGGTCTTTATTCAGAAAAATGGCATTTAAGAAAGGAAAAGAGCCAGATGAGTCTAGAATTTCACCAATGAAAAAGGAGGTCGTAGAAAAGTGCTGGGGAGTTCCTCTTGTCCTTAAGACAATAGGAAGACTATTTCAATCGAAGATGTCGTTGTACCCTGAAGAAGATGTAGAAAATATATGTTTGTCATTCATGAATGATGAACTTAACAAAGTAATTCAAGAAGGGgatgatattttaaaaacacTTAAAATAAGTTATGATCGTCTCCCATCTCAATTGAAACATTGTTTTGCTTTTTGTCGATTATTTCCAAAAGATTATGAAATTGGGGTAGAAGAAGTGATAAATCTCTGGATAGCTCAAGGGTTTATAAAGTCATCTAGTGAAAACCAAAATGATTTAGAAGATGTTGGTTATGCACATTTTATGCATCTAGTTTGGGGTTCTTTCTTTGAACCGCCTTTTAAAAGTGATGATGATGACGtagtaaaatttaaaattcatgacGCCATGCATGATCTTGCAATTTTAATGGCAGGGACAACCGGAGTTGTGATAGATGGTCCAAAGGCAAAAGTATTTGATGATAGAACTCGTCATGTATCTTTAACTTTTAGTTCTATTGAGCTATGGAAAATACCTATGGACTCACTTaaacaaaacaggaaactaagAACATTTTTGTCATCCAATCAAAAACATGACGACTTTATTCAACGTCCCTTTTACTATAAAGGGATTTCTGAAGTTATTTTATCTTCTTTTAAATTACTTAGAGTTTTAGGTTTGTATAGTATGGGATTTAGTAAATTACCAAACACTATAGGCGGATTAAAACATTTAAGATACCTTAATCTTTCGTCAAATCCATTTGTGTCCCTTCCTAATTCTATAACTACATTGCATAATTTGCATACTTTGAATCTCGAATATTGTGAAAAACTTTGGAGATTGCCTCAAGAGATAGATAAATTGTTGAACTTGAAGCATCTTCTGTTGAAAGGCTGTCTTAGTTTAGTTTTTATGCCAAGTGGATTAGGTAGATTGACTTCTCTCCGCAGGTTAGGTGAATTTAACCAATGCAGTTACAGGTCAAAGAATATTGCCAGGCTTGAGGAATTGGGCAACCTCAATAGCTTAAGAGGATCCTTACGAATTAATCTAAAACACGGGAAACATGATTCTTTGGAATGCAGTGCTGCACATTTAAACAAGAAACAACATCTTCAACATATAATTTTGTCGTGGGAAGTTGAGGGAGATGATGACATTACAGGAGAAATGATTGAGAGTGATGAGTTGTCATTAGATGCCCTACAAcctcatcaaaatttaaaaatactgACAATTCATCAATGTACCGGCATTAGATTAGCACATTGGCTCTCATTGCTCACTAATCTTGTTTACTTGAGTTTAGATGCCTGTATAAAATGCCAACAACTCCCAGAGTTGGATCAACTACCTTCTCTTCAAGAATTTCATCTTTCTGAGTTGGGTAGTTTGGAGTACATATCACCCAAGTTCTCTGCTTCATCATTATTCTTTCCTTCACTCACTTCCCTTTCAATTTTTCACTGTCCTAAATTGAAGGGGTGGTGGAGAGACTCTGCCAACCTAAACCAAGCCCAAGGTCATTTTGTGCTCCCTTCTTTCTCTTGTCTTTCTGTACTAAACATTTATGACTGCCGTAACCTTACTTCCATGCCATTATTTCCAAATCTTGAGAAATTCTTTATGTATAAATGTAGCTCGAAGCTATTATTAGAAGATACAATAATGAGGAGGAACATTGCTGGTATGGTAGcatcgtcttcttcttcttcttcttcttcttcttcttcttcttcttcttcttcttcttcttcttcttcttcttcttcttcttcttcttcttcttcttcttcgtctgCATCCTTCTCCCTTTTGTCCAAATTGGAACACTTGGCTATTGAAGGAATAAATGAAGACGAGGATGTAGAATTCCTAAGAGAGAGAATTGCCAATCTCTTCTCATTACGATTTCTTCAAATTTGCGAATGTGACAATTTGGCCTCACTCCAGAAGCTAGAATATTTATGCTTGGTTCTTACAGAAAGTTGCTCCCACCATGCTTAG